The proteins below are encoded in one region of Phycisphaerales bacterium AB-hyl4:
- a CDS encoding amidohydrolase family protein, whose amino-acid sequence MIIDAHQHVFWHGRDDTGLIADLDEHDIDLAWLLTWEIAPAEDSPAYHRVLNPEHLRPDGTHAGIVLSDLIKVRNRAPDRFILGYCPHPCLGDAPSLLEAAHRMHGVRVCGEWKFRILFDDPRCLNLYRKAGELGMPVVLHLDVPYLPEKMTGRQVYQSAWYGGTVANLERALQVCPETTFIGHAPGFWREISGDADEAPSNYPEGPIAPGNRIEQLLERYPNLYADLSAGSALRALKRDVAFSRDLLERFQDRILFARDYYGGELLAFLRQLGLSDAAWSAIIQGNAQRLVPLDASPEPASTFALS is encoded by the coding sequence ATGATTATTGACGCCCATCAGCACGTGTTCTGGCATGGTCGAGATGATACTGGCCTCATTGCCGACCTCGACGAGCATGACATCGATCTCGCGTGGCTGCTCACCTGGGAAATCGCCCCTGCAGAAGATTCGCCAGCGTATCACCGGGTGCTCAACCCCGAACACCTGCGGCCGGACGGTACACATGCAGGCATCGTGCTCTCGGATCTGATCAAGGTACGCAATCGTGCCCCGGACCGCTTCATCCTCGGCTACTGCCCGCACCCATGTCTTGGCGACGCGCCATCGCTGCTGGAAGCGGCCCATCGCATGCACGGCGTGCGCGTGTGCGGCGAGTGGAAGTTCCGCATTCTCTTCGACGATCCACGTTGCCTGAACCTCTACCGCAAGGCCGGTGAGTTGGGTATGCCGGTGGTGCTGCACCTGGACGTACCTTATCTGCCCGAAAAGATGACCGGCCGGCAGGTCTACCAGTCCGCTTGGTACGGCGGCACAGTGGCCAACCTGGAGCGAGCGTTGCAGGTCTGCCCCGAGACGACCTTCATCGGTCACGCGCCCGGCTTCTGGCGCGAGATCAGCGGCGACGCAGACGAGGCCCCCTCCAACTATCCGGAAGGGCCAATCGCCCCCGGCAACCGGATCGAACAACTTTTGGAGCGCTATCCCAACCTGTACGCCGACCTCTCTGCCGGTTCGGCACTGCGGGCGCTGAAGCGCGATGTCGCGTTCAGCCGCGATCTGCTGGAACGGTTTCAGGATCGCATTCTGTTTGCCCGCGATTACTACGGTGGGGAGTTGCTGGCATTTCTTCGTCAACTGGGGCTGAGTGATGCAGCATGGTCCGCGATCATCCAAGGCAACGCGCAGCGACTGGTACCGCTGGACGCATCGCCGGAGCCGGCGTCGACATTCGCCCTGTCCTGA
- a CDS encoding DUF1559 domain-containing protein, whose product MIQNARRSFPPRIKTRLGFTLIELLVVISIIAMLISILLPALGAARESARGIQCASQVRQIGLGFHMYFGDNSDTFPTTFFDIGGGNSVDWSSELWRQEYVATAVLYGCPSFGEATYPYGGSWDEVQSRLDPTNTNNRTHDLWRTVQYGYNIQHLGSDARGLYGGGVDSPARLDELTSASKTLVLADSYHQPSRVTGEHRGRFDLRDFYAEGTAMGLIHGRHSQGANIFWADGHTSRVPLEDEWNAYTATAIPNVWQPTNPWTRHGNNM is encoded by the coding sequence ATGATTCAGAATGCACGTCGTTCATTTCCACCTCGAATCAAAACACGCTTGGGCTTTACGTTAATTGAGCTTCTGGTTGTCATCTCCATTATTGCGATGCTGATCAGCATTCTGCTGCCGGCGTTGGGCGCCGCACGCGAGTCGGCTCGAGGTATTCAGTGTGCAAGTCAGGTTCGGCAGATCGGACTGGGCTTCCATATGTACTTCGGGGACAACAGCGATACGTTCCCAACGACCTTCTTTGATATCGGCGGCGGCAACTCCGTAGATTGGTCCTCCGAACTGTGGCGTCAGGAATACGTTGCAACGGCAGTGCTGTATGGTTGTCCTTCCTTTGGCGAAGCCACCTATCCGTATGGTGGATCGTGGGATGAAGTGCAGTCACGGCTGGATCCGACCAATACGAACAATCGGACACATGACCTTTGGAGAACGGTCCAGTACGGCTACAACATTCAGCACCTCGGCAGTGACGCCCGCGGTCTCTATGGTGGTGGAGTTGATTCACCGGCCAGGCTGGACGAACTCACGTCGGCTTCGAAGACGCTGGTGTTGGCGGATTCCTATCACCAGCCTAGCCGTGTGACCGGTGAACATCGAGGTCGTTTTGACTTGCGAGACTTCTACGCTGAGGGTACTGCAATGGGCCTGATTCACGGTCGGCACAGCCAAGGCGCCAACATTTTCTGGGCGGACGGCCACACATCGCGTGTGCCGCTCGAAGATGAATGGAATGCGTACACTGCCACCGCCATCCCGAACGTCTGGCAGCCGACCAATCCGTGGACCCGACATGGGAACAACATGTAA
- a CDS encoding chondroitinase family polysaccharide lyase, whose protein sequence is MFKPWFHCTAAVCFSSLVLQSTLTVSASDDWHFPAETFVDGVPSHWQATRPDSLSLTRHHYKYGEQSLQWDWRSGETIDIEQELGDLHQTAGYGGYEKATFGLWVYNDEPGEHELRFDFMEGDEVTGWFSLPLDYRGWRHASFKYTFRSDFEGEVTSDTDRIVIHAPEEVDSGTVRFDLVVYNNPLDFRQQHVPAHYDWQPVSDEQVEAKFPSRDKVTEHQLESLEQLRARLHPANRGNPDRHDFDDLRQRFEGFGIERDEHGIRGLPVVHSRRASFYEYSGLEVAAAADIHDVMFDVAELWYLTDDAEHEQALAEMYLDMFDHLFDQGMQPGSGFQYGWYNGRRLCDSIWMMAEVLRDHDRLREARDYLDYAYGWSKVVTEANPAPNLDHYHLDARYQLLGQFMFDDPVDQARGIQAFMDFISRGIMNPAHNAFKNDGSMWHHEAHYWAYAEYAIPTLIYLIEPLAEAGFTLTPSAYDRFKYSMLNLRFHANLLELPIPFHGRHPMANKPIRPDIYRALAVSRPGDGERSVTIDEQLAAAYLRLHADADAEEAFGGAVTEAEPHPEGTLSMPYAGMLAQRRDDWLVAVKGYNSQFWGTEIYDQENAHGGWIGSGDLYYLVAGDPISLAGSGYEHDGWDWNRFDGTTVIHLPLEELENPTGGTASTRTDHDFVGGLAHRDQHGIFVMQIQGPQWLRPDHRGKATYFFFDDRLVALGSNIRNDDETYPTHTNLFQRHLPERDTAITLNGDTLDAFPLDEEAVTGPAWLMDMHGTGFYVPDGQRIGISRKEQHSRDRHNTEDTVGDFAAAWIDHGQAPDDASYQYMVQLRTSERAMAELAERMASAEPPYRVIAQDERAHIVADDETSLIAGVLFESQDVDEIGPITHVSSPCLVMLESEDEGQYFLTVADPDLRLDDDYLSQPHEWSITLAGYWDVTAEALSQKPASEVVNVEADAQQTRVHVRTIDGQSLGMQLRLQE, encoded by the coding sequence ATGTTCAAGCCATGGTTTCACTGCACCGCTGCTGTTTGTTTTTCTTCACTGGTTCTGCAGTCGACTCTGACGGTGTCGGCTTCGGATGATTGGCATTTCCCGGCCGAGACGTTTGTGGATGGCGTGCCGTCGCATTGGCAGGCCACTCGGCCGGACAGCCTTTCGCTGACACGGCATCACTACAAGTACGGCGAGCAGTCGCTGCAATGGGACTGGCGCAGCGGCGAAACCATCGACATCGAGCAGGAGCTGGGCGACCTGCACCAGACCGCCGGCTATGGCGGGTATGAGAAGGCGACCTTCGGCCTCTGGGTGTACAACGACGAGCCGGGCGAGCATGAACTGCGCTTCGACTTCATGGAAGGCGACGAAGTCACCGGCTGGTTCAGTCTGCCGCTGGACTATCGAGGCTGGCGGCATGCGTCGTTCAAGTACACGTTCCGCAGCGACTTTGAAGGTGAGGTGACATCCGATACGGATCGCATTGTCATTCATGCTCCGGAAGAGGTTGATTCGGGGACCGTGCGGTTTGACCTGGTGGTATACAACAATCCGCTGGACTTTCGGCAGCAGCATGTGCCGGCGCATTATGACTGGCAGCCGGTGAGTGACGAGCAGGTTGAGGCGAAGTTTCCGTCGCGGGACAAGGTGACGGAGCATCAGCTTGAGAGCCTTGAGCAGTTGCGTGCGCGGTTACACCCGGCGAACCGTGGGAATCCGGACCGCCATGACTTTGATGATCTGCGGCAGCGCTTCGAGGGGTTTGGGATCGAGCGTGATGAGCATGGCATTCGCGGGCTGCCGGTGGTGCACTCGCGTCGCGCGTCGTTTTATGAATATTCGGGGCTGGAGGTTGCCGCCGCGGCGGATATTCACGACGTGATGTTTGACGTCGCGGAGTTGTGGTATCTGACGGATGACGCTGAGCACGAGCAGGCGTTGGCCGAGATGTACCTGGACATGTTCGATCACTTGTTTGATCAGGGCATGCAGCCGGGGTCGGGGTTTCAGTATGGCTGGTACAACGGTCGGCGGCTGTGCGATTCGATATGGATGATGGCGGAGGTGTTGCGGGACCACGATCGGCTTCGCGAGGCGCGGGATTATCTCGACTACGCGTACGGCTGGAGCAAGGTGGTGACGGAGGCGAATCCGGCGCCGAACCTGGACCATTATCATCTGGATGCCCGTTACCAGTTGCTTGGCCAGTTCATGTTTGATGATCCGGTGGATCAGGCGCGTGGGATTCAAGCGTTCATGGATTTTATTTCGCGCGGGATTATGAACCCGGCGCACAATGCGTTTAAGAATGACGGTTCGATGTGGCATCATGAAGCGCACTACTGGGCGTATGCCGAGTATGCGATTCCGACGCTGATCTATCTGATCGAGCCGTTGGCGGAGGCGGGGTTCACTTTGACGCCGAGTGCATATGACCGGTTCAAGTATTCGATGCTGAATCTTCGTTTTCATGCGAACCTGCTTGAGTTGCCCATACCGTTTCACGGGCGTCATCCGATGGCGAACAAGCCGATTCGGCCGGATATCTATCGCGCGTTGGCGGTGTCGCGGCCTGGCGATGGCGAGCGGTCAGTGACGATTGATGAGCAACTGGCGGCGGCGTACTTGCGGCTGCACGCGGACGCGGATGCGGAGGAGGCGTTTGGCGGGGCGGTGACGGAGGCCGAGCCGCATCCGGAAGGGACGCTGTCGATGCCTTATGCGGGCATGCTGGCGCAGCGGCGTGATGACTGGCTTGTGGCGGTGAAGGGTTATAACAGCCAGTTCTGGGGCACGGAAATTTACGATCAGGAAAACGCGCACGGCGGCTGGATCGGCAGCGGCGACCTTTACTACCTGGTCGCAGGCGATCCGATCTCACTGGCAGGGAGCGGCTACGAGCACGACGGCTGGGACTGGAACCGCTTCGACGGAACGACAGTGATCCACCTGCCGTTGGAAGAGCTTGAAAACCCGACGGGCGGCACGGCCTCGACGCGTACGGACCATGACTTTGTCGGCGGATTGGCGCATCGCGATCAACATGGCATTTTCGTGATGCAGATTCAGGGACCGCAGTGGCTTCGGCCGGACCATCGCGGCAAGGCGACGTACTTTTTCTTCGACGATCGTCTGGTCGCGTTGGGGTCGAACATCCGTAACGATGACGAGACGTATCCGACGCATACGAACCTGTTTCAGCGACACCTACCCGAACGCGATACCGCGATCACCCTCAACGGCGATACGCTCGATGCGTTCCCGTTGGATGAGGAAGCGGTCACTGGGCCTGCCTGGCTGATGGATATGCATGGCACGGGCTTTTACGTGCCCGATGGCCAGCGCATCGGCATCTCGCGAAAGGAGCAGCATTCGCGCGATCGGCATAACACGGAGGACACGGTCGGCGACTTTGCCGCGGCGTGGATTGACCACGGCCAGGCACCGGACGATGCGAGCTACCAGTACATGGTGCAACTGCGGACGAGCGAACGGGCGATGGCGGAGCTTGCGGAGCGGATGGCCTCGGCGGAGCCGCCTTATCGCGTGATCGCGCAGGATGAACGGGCGCATATTGTGGCCGACGATGAGACGAGCCTCATCGCGGGCGTGTTGTTTGAATCGCAGGATGTGGACGAGATCGGGCCGATCACTCATGTGAGTTCGCCTTGCCTGGTGATGCTGGAGTCGGAAGACGAGGGGCAGTATTTCCTGACGGTGGCGGACCCGGACCTGCGGCTGGATGATGATTATTTGAGTCAGCCTCATGAGTGGTCGATCACGCTGGCGGGCTATTGGGATGTGACGGCTGAGGCATTGTCGCAAAAGCCCGCTTCGGAGGTCGTCAACGTGGAGGCGGACGCACAGCAGACACGTGTGCATGTTCGAACGATTGACGGCCAGAGCCTCGGGATGCAGTTGCGTTTGCAGGAGTGA
- a CDS encoding DUF2254 domain-containing protein has translation MKLQDWFRIISRPRGRLWVAPTVGALAAVVLAGVTLGVDTVVEWRDLPVPVFKGEADTARSVLGAIATAAATLIALIFNVIAVVIQLSSQQYSPRALSLLVQDRPSYWTIGVFVATFTYALTVMLSLRLTIAEEDREALASLAVTVAFVMAVVSLGAFAAYSNHIIHTTRVSSIVKLISDKTRLTIAQYYTEPYVDAPEAATPSGPADVVIDSPREGAFSDWNDRDLSEAAARYECTIVVLPTLGAFVPADAPLLELRGGRPPGVEQHVSITSQRTFERDVAYGMRLLVDVATRGLATGANDATTAVQAIDQLHDLLRRLVTRALPRVHVLKVEGQPRVWLHMSTWEDLLHLAVDEIRQDGSDSLQVVRRLRSMLDDLAGVAPASRRPSIEHQLELLDTAVAESFTDERVRQFARQPDARGLGF, from the coding sequence ATGAAGTTGCAGGACTGGTTTCGGATCATCAGTCGGCCGCGCGGCCGGTTGTGGGTCGCGCCAACGGTGGGGGCGCTGGCGGCGGTGGTGTTGGCGGGCGTGACGCTGGGGGTGGACACGGTCGTGGAATGGCGTGACCTGCCCGTGCCGGTGTTCAAGGGCGAAGCCGACACGGCGCGGAGCGTGCTGGGGGCGATCGCCACGGCGGCGGCGACGTTGATCGCGCTGATCTTCAATGTCATCGCCGTGGTGATTCAACTGTCGAGTCAGCAGTATTCGCCGCGTGCGCTGTCGCTGCTGGTGCAGGATCGGCCGAGCTACTGGACGATCGGCGTGTTCGTGGCGACGTTCACCTATGCGTTGACGGTGATGTTGAGTTTGCGGTTGACCATCGCCGAGGAAGATCGCGAGGCACTGGCGAGCCTGGCCGTGACGGTGGCGTTTGTGATGGCGGTGGTGAGTCTGGGCGCGTTTGCGGCTTACAGCAATCACATCATTCATACGACGCGTGTGAGTTCGATCGTCAAGTTGATCAGCGATAAGACACGGCTGACGATTGCGCAGTATTACACGGAGCCGTACGTGGACGCGCCGGAAGCGGCGACGCCGAGCGGGCCGGCGGATGTGGTGATCGACTCGCCGCGCGAGGGGGCGTTTTCGGATTGGAACGACCGTGACCTGTCGGAAGCGGCGGCGCGGTATGAATGCACCATTGTCGTCTTGCCGACGCTCGGTGCGTTTGTGCCCGCCGACGCCCCGCTGCTTGAGTTGCGCGGCGGTCGGCCGCCGGGTGTGGAGCAGCATGTCAGCATCACGTCGCAGCGCACGTTTGAGCGCGATGTCGCGTATGGGATGCGACTGTTGGTGGACGTGGCCACACGCGGGTTGGCCACCGGGGCGAACGATGCGACGACGGCAGTGCAGGCGATCGATCAACTGCACGACCTGTTGCGTCGACTGGTGACGCGGGCGCTGCCTCGTGTTCATGTGCTGAAGGTTGAGGGTCAGCCGCGGGTCTGGCTGCACATGTCGACGTGGGAAGATCTGTTGCACCTGGCGGTGGACGAGATTCGGCAGGACGGCAGCGATTCGTTGCAGGTCGTGCGTCGGTTGCGCAGCATGCTGGATGATTTGGCAGGTGTGGCGCCGGCCAGCCGACGGCCGTCGATCGAGCATCAGCTTGAGTTGCTTGACACGGCCGTGGCCGAGTCGTTTACAGACGAGCGTGTGCGTCAGTTTGCCCGGCAGCCGGATGCGCGGGGGCTGGGGTTTTGA
- a CDS encoding LacI family DNA-binding transcriptional regulator — protein sequence MQTKVQATDLRSIAKLAGVSHSTVSRVINGKAHIADDTRERVLAVLRESGYLSRRRASRRLRHEKRRPFSVEVVLCQFSRHNETLPGGFQMQVLAGIQDFVEDYGPVEQHLSYWNETQHRGDVDTASLLRTCEQRDGVLLTGNPTPELVFALRKIGKAVVLADSEVEGTAVDSVLSDNVWGGRLAAQQLIAAGVERIGCLVTTPQYIPCKQRLWGIQMELMMHGLAMRPGDFPQVIEHDEQTIRDTLEQWETSGDGFPVGIIALSGFSTMYLMHYLVSHGISCPDDISVVGFDNLDALRLMVPSPTRVATFPRTIGRKAMKRLVEKLNSQDVDDVPHKVVIPVELMAGSTVRTSHLSSDESKVDAANSD from the coding sequence GTGCAGACTAAAGTGCAAGCGACCGACCTTCGTAGCATCGCCAAGTTAGCGGGCGTCTCGCATAGCACGGTCTCCCGCGTCATCAACGGTAAGGCTCATATCGCCGACGATACTCGGGAACGGGTGTTGGCGGTGCTGCGTGAGTCAGGCTACCTCTCGCGACGACGGGCGTCGCGGCGTTTACGTCACGAAAAGCGGCGGCCGTTCTCGGTAGAGGTAGTGTTATGCCAGTTTTCGCGGCACAACGAGACGCTTCCCGGCGGCTTCCAGATGCAGGTGTTGGCCGGGATTCAGGATTTCGTCGAGGACTATGGACCGGTTGAGCAGCATCTTTCCTACTGGAATGAAACGCAACATCGCGGGGACGTAGACACCGCATCGCTGTTGCGGACCTGCGAACAGCGTGATGGCGTTCTTCTGACAGGCAATCCCACGCCGGAATTGGTCTTTGCTTTACGCAAGATTGGCAAGGCGGTGGTGTTGGCGGATTCGGAGGTTGAAGGTACTGCGGTCGACTCCGTCCTTTCCGACAATGTTTGGGGGGGCCGTCTTGCAGCGCAGCAGCTGATAGCTGCAGGCGTCGAGCGGATTGGCTGTCTGGTAACGACACCTCAATACATCCCGTGTAAGCAGCGCCTTTGGGGCATCCAGATGGAACTGATGATGCATGGCTTGGCGATGCGGCCAGGTGACTTTCCCCAAGTCATTGAGCATGACGAGCAGACGATCCGTGACACCCTGGAGCAGTGGGAAACGAGCGGCGATGGGTTCCCCGTCGGAATCATCGCCTTGAGCGGGTTCAGTACGATGTATCTCATGCATTATCTGGTTTCGCATGGTATCTCATGCCCCGACGATATCAGCGTCGTCGGGTTCGACAACCTGGACGCATTGCGGTTAATGGTTCCCTCGCCGACTCGGGTTGCGACCTTTCCTCGAACGATTGGACGCAAGGCGATGAAGCGTCTGGTTGAAAAGTTAAACAGTCAGGACGTTGATGATGTGCCACACAAGGTTGTTATTCCGGTCGAGTTGATGGCGGGTAGTACTGTGCGAACAAGTCATTTGTCGAGTGACGAGTCGAAAGTGGATGCTGCGAATTCAGATTGA
- a CDS encoding substrate-binding domain-containing protein encodes MRKVGGSARVARYLMRQIRTHGPGQSLPSFRSISQDCKVSATTLSSVIRQFEKRGLLVVRSKQGVYTPPTIPAERTRVELLDVLYVGADPQVVSHIAFRQDMLWHLGQQPSQLGYSVRFHGIHADPSGIAEIEQVAEDPECEACLVINLSSLAHLQPLQDAHVPYVAIYPESPEVPAHNCVTVDHTHIVASQLQHLLDRGHRHIGYLYKVRDHTFRRSEYFQREAFYRMALKHRLPIDDSDVQYAGLESADQIEGIHALLDKPNPPTAIICNDAHLPELYKAAEHFNLRIGHDLSVIGANDGPEVTAVSPPATTLRIPRGQAVKIGLEMLETILHSSDATTPNRNVAVSLIERASTGRAPTSVPRTQAQPQVSSI; translated from the coding sequence ATGCGTAAAGTTGGTGGTTCAGCCCGTGTTGCCCGTTACCTCATGCGCCAGATCCGCACGCACGGGCCCGGGCAGTCCCTGCCATCGTTTCGCTCGATCAGCCAGGATTGCAAGGTCAGTGCGACCACGCTGTCGAGCGTCATTCGCCAGTTTGAAAAGCGTGGCCTGTTGGTCGTTCGTTCGAAACAGGGCGTCTACACCCCGCCGACCATCCCGGCTGAGCGAACCCGCGTCGAACTGCTGGACGTGCTGTATGTCGGCGCGGACCCGCAGGTGGTTTCGCACATCGCGTTCCGGCAGGACATGCTCTGGCATCTCGGCCAGCAGCCTTCACAGCTCGGCTACAGCGTGCGATTTCACGGCATCCACGCCGACCCCAGCGGCATCGCCGAAATCGAGCAGGTCGCGGAAGACCCCGAATGCGAAGCGTGTCTCGTCATCAACCTCTCATCGCTCGCCCACTTGCAGCCGTTGCAGGACGCACACGTGCCTTACGTCGCGATCTACCCCGAAAGTCCCGAAGTGCCCGCGCATAACTGCGTGACCGTCGACCACACGCACATCGTCGCCTCCCAGCTTCAGCATCTGCTTGATCGCGGTCATCGGCACATCGGCTACCTCTACAAGGTGCGCGACCATACCTTCCGCCGAAGCGAGTACTTTCAGCGCGAAGCGTTTTATCGCATGGCGTTGAAGCATCGCCTGCCGATCGACGACTCAGACGTGCAATACGCGGGCCTTGAAAGCGCCGATCAGATTGAGGGCATTCACGCACTGCTCGACAAACCCAACCCGCCCACCGCGATCATCTGCAACGACGCCCACTTGCCCGAGTTGTACAAAGCCGCGGAACACTTCAACCTGCGCATCGGCCATGATCTCAGCGTCATCGGCGCGAACGATGGCCCGGAAGTCACCGCCGTCTCCCCCCCTGCCACCACGCTCCGCATCCCGCGAGGCCAGGCGGTCAAAATCGGGCTCGAAATGCTCGAAACCATTCTGCACAGCAGCGACGCCACCACGCCCAACCGCAACGTAGCCGTCTCGCTGATTGAACGCGCTTCGACCGGCCGCGCCCCCACGAGCGTTCCGCGGACGCAAGCGCAACCGCAAGTCTCATCTATCTGA
- a CDS encoding Gfo/Idh/MocA family protein, which yields MAESRVGGAYRVGVVGCGMVAQRHMSAISSSPRRWTLAAVADVDRSRAEASAKQWGADRVFEDYRELLDEVELDALVVATHAETHAAIAMSAMERDVHVLCEKPMASNAEQCREMVTAAERSKGLLAVNFNTRSGEAYRLIKREIDAGRLGTVRVVRFVYDWSNHQWTPTERLEHFMNNGGPITDSGVHFFEGIRWYTGAEFASIDAHGVVLPPYEHPQHVVASCSMTDGAVGLVEVGWLYCKRTKDMGSLFQITVIGDEGTADFDADRGTLKVYDQQGSYESKKMGMDKQFDRIFEWFAQSIQAGRLIELASAEDGLRATEAAYAALASAHRHTSARPAATGLG from the coding sequence ATGGCAGAGAGTCGAGTTGGCGGTGCGTATCGTGTTGGGGTGGTTGGTTGCGGGATGGTTGCGCAGCGACATATGAGCGCGATTTCGTCGTCGCCGAGGCGTTGGACGCTGGCGGCGGTGGCGGATGTGGATCGCTCGCGTGCGGAGGCGTCGGCGAAGCAGTGGGGGGCCGACCGGGTGTTTGAAGACTACCGCGAACTGCTTGACGAGGTAGAGCTTGATGCGTTGGTGGTTGCGACGCATGCGGAGACGCATGCGGCGATTGCGATGTCGGCGATGGAGCGCGATGTGCATGTGCTTTGCGAAAAGCCGATGGCGAGCAACGCGGAGCAATGTCGGGAAATGGTGACAGCGGCGGAGCGGTCGAAAGGCTTGCTGGCGGTGAATTTCAACACGCGCAGCGGCGAGGCGTATCGGTTGATCAAGCGGGAGATTGACGCCGGCCGACTGGGGACGGTCCGCGTGGTTCGGTTTGTGTATGACTGGTCGAATCACCAGTGGACGCCGACGGAGCGGTTGGAGCACTTTATGAATAATGGCGGGCCGATCACGGATTCGGGCGTTCATTTTTTTGAAGGGATTCGGTGGTACACCGGTGCGGAGTTTGCGAGTATTGATGCGCATGGCGTCGTGCTTCCGCCTTACGAACATCCGCAGCACGTTGTGGCTTCGTGCAGCATGACGGACGGGGCGGTGGGGCTGGTGGAAGTTGGCTGGCTGTATTGCAAGCGAACGAAAGATATGGGCTCGTTGTTTCAGATTACAGTGATCGGCGACGAAGGCACGGCCGACTTTGACGCCGACCGCGGTACGCTCAAGGTGTACGATCAGCAAGGCAGCTACGAGTCGAAGAAGATGGGTATGGATAAACAGTTTGATCGCATCTTCGAGTGGTTCGCTCAGAGTATTCAAGCGGGGCGACTGATTGAGTTGGCCTCCGCGGAAGATGGCTTGCGGGCGACGGAGGCTGCGTATGCGGCGCTTGCGTCGGCTCATCGTCATACGTCGGCTCGACCCGCTGCAACGGGGTTGGGGTGA
- a CDS encoding FAD-dependent oxidoreductase encodes MVKSDCECELLVVGGGLGGCAAALAALEAGRRVVLTEPTDWIGGQVSQQGVPPDENRWIESCGAARSYARYRSLVRGYYREHFPLTRSAFEDACLNPGGAWVSRIGHLPWVSVAVLQAMLARYVASGRLRLWHEVEPTGAEVDGDAVRAVTFRQVNGGEPFVVQAKFVIDASECGDLLPLAGCEYVTGFESQSEHGEPHAPAAAQPTNMQAVTWCFAMDCAAGDHVIDRPSDYDHWREYVPAVTPAWPGRMLSWVYSNPRTLEPCKGTVEAGERGGEAGVRLWEYRQVLDPRIFDPAMRTGLDEVADALHPGITIVNWPQNDYIVGPVFECKDAAHHMRQAKRLSLSLFYWMQTEAPRSDGGVGYPNLRLRPDVMGTCDGFAKRPYIREARRIRAQLTVTENHVARHARGSDAEAARFDDSVGIGAYHLDLHPSTGGDNYIDMPSYPFQIPLRALVPVRLRNLLPAAKNIGTTHIANGCYRLHPVEWSIGEAAGQLAAMCVDEGVSPQAVAASAERVEALQRALTARGVPLDWPAIRVPG; translated from the coding sequence ATGGTGAAATCGGATTGCGAGTGTGAGCTGCTGGTGGTCGGCGGCGGTTTGGGCGGATGTGCGGCGGCGCTCGCGGCGTTGGAGGCGGGCCGACGTGTGGTGCTCACCGAGCCGACGGACTGGATTGGCGGGCAGGTGAGTCAGCAGGGCGTGCCGCCGGATGAGAATCGGTGGATCGAATCATGCGGGGCGGCGCGCAGTTATGCGCGGTATCGCTCGCTGGTTCGAGGTTACTATCGCGAGCATTTTCCGTTGACGCGGTCGGCGTTTGAAGATGCATGTCTGAATCCGGGTGGGGCGTGGGTAAGTCGAATTGGTCATCTGCCTTGGGTCAGCGTGGCGGTGTTGCAGGCGATGCTGGCGCGGTATGTGGCGTCGGGGCGGTTGCGGTTGTGGCATGAGGTTGAGCCGACGGGCGCGGAAGTGGACGGCGACGCGGTGCGGGCAGTGACGTTTCGCCAGGTGAACGGTGGCGAGCCGTTTGTCGTGCAAGCGAAGTTTGTGATTGACGCGAGCGAATGCGGCGACCTGCTGCCGTTGGCCGGGTGTGAGTATGTCACGGGTTTTGAAAGTCAGTCGGAGCATGGTGAACCGCATGCGCCGGCTGCGGCGCAGCCGACGAACATGCAGGCGGTGACGTGGTGCTTCGCGATGGATTGCGCGGCGGGGGATCACGTGATCGATCGGCCGAGCGATTACGATCATTGGCGAGAGTACGTGCCGGCGGTTACACCGGCCTGGCCGGGGCGGATGCTGAGTTGGGTTTATAGCAATCCGCGAACGCTTGAGCCTTGTAAGGGCACGGTGGAGGCGGGCGAACGCGGCGGCGAAGCGGGTGTGCGGTTGTGGGAATATCGACAAGTGCTCGACCCGCGCATCTTCGATCCGGCGATGCGGACGGGCCTGGACGAGGTGGCGGATGCGTTGCATCCGGGCATTACGATCGTCAACTGGCCACAGAACGATTACATCGTCGGGCCGGTGTTTGAATGTAAGGATGCGGCGCATCACATGCGGCAGGCGAAGCGATTGTCGTTGTCGTTGTTTTACTGGATGCAGACTGAGGCGCCGCGGTCGGACGGCGGCGTGGGTTATCCAAACCTGCGCCTTCGGCCGGACGTCATGGGAACTTGCGACGGGTTTGCGAAGCGGCCTTACATTCGCGAGGCCCGGCGGATTCGTGCCCAACTCACCGTGACGGAAAATCATGTTGCCCGCCATGCAAGGGGCAGCGATGCGGAGGCGGCGCGGTTTGATGATTCGGTCGGCATTGGCGCGTATCACCTTGATCTGCATCCGTCCACGGGGGGCGACAACTATATCGATATGCCAAGCTATCCCTTTCAGATTCCGCTTCGTGCACTCGTGCCCGTGCGGTTGCGGAACCTGCTGCCCGCGGCGAAGAATATCGGCACGACCCATATCGCCAACGGTTGCTATCGGCTGCACCCGGTGGAGTGGAGCATCGGCGAGGCGGCGGGTCAGCTTGCAGCGATGTGTGTGGATGAAGGCGTTTCGCCACAGGCGGTGGCGGCGTCGGCGGAGCGGGTTGAAGCATTGCAACGGGCGTTGACGGCGCGGGGTGTGCCGTTGGACTGGCCGGCGATCCGCGTGCCGGGTTGA